Proteins from a genomic interval of Sphingobacterium lactis:
- a CDS encoding TonB-dependent receptor produces MKHILFLLLSIFIGHNAFAQVQLQGKVIDKTKNSGLQDATIQLLNLQDSTIRTAKSVDQGAFSVDRLAHGDYQVQVTLLGYKKYEEKLKVQQNNPLLSISLEPGEILIEEINIEAPASIAIKGDTMEFNARNFATRQYADADEMVSQVPGVTVDEDGNVSAHGEEVKRILVDGKEFFSTDPKIALKNLPADIIDKIQLIDEKSEQARFSGFDDGKRNKVINIVTKPDKKKGYFGKANAGKGDSDKFTLSTAMNAFKGDQKIGINIMANNLNETEFHQAGGGSRRSNNNVTGGISDTYAAGANYSNTFLNKKMEVNGNYRFRSVNAFTDTYSDIEYLMGSRANQFQNQHEISDVGNTAHNVNARVRWEIDSLNRLDFTPNISYQKNDRIGSNISSMTKGGTEMLNNSDRTVNNSNNNFSYGAGFTYMRRLKNPGQTISLNVNANKSSNEALGKTLAFNEYYQDAVLNRIDTNDRESTTNGYGSGINTKLAYTHNITKLSRFQANYGYRNTNNYSDRKTMEFLAETGQYEELNERLSNAFRNDFNHHSAGLSYSYNKRDTFRFQIGLNYEHGIRINDRTVPINLKTKADFGSFLPEMTMVYFFNKQRNLEFNYNTATNTPSINQLQDYIDNSNELMVRNGNPNLDQEYNHNLRLQFRDVNRQNGRSFNSNLNFSYINNKIINSTMTTDSTITLFDDIILGAGGQYIVPENVDGEISLRSTNSYGLPIKKWGINLNLNNALFYNRKYAILNKVLTPNHGYGLNQRVGIASNFSRKVILGLDYGVSMNFTNNPQAEIQHYKVINHYFRNKATFEAWKDLTFGYDLSYYYNDGLLNSSGTSTTLMNAFVGYKILKAKNAEIALRGFDLFNNATNINRRITEIAVTDIQSNTLNRYFLLSLTYNLRSFGSMGSDNGDSDSDRRGNRRRNR; encoded by the coding sequence ATGAAACACATCCTTTTCCTGTTATTGTCCATCTTTATCGGGCACAATGCTTTCGCCCAGGTGCAGCTTCAAGGAAAAGTAATCGACAAGACAAAAAACAGCGGGTTGCAGGATGCGACCATTCAATTACTGAACCTACAGGATTCCACCATCCGCACTGCTAAATCAGTTGATCAAGGAGCATTTAGCGTGGATCGACTTGCCCATGGCGACTACCAGGTTCAGGTTACCCTATTGGGCTATAAAAAGTATGAGGAAAAACTGAAGGTTCAACAAAACAACCCTCTGCTATCGATTTCCCTCGAACCGGGGGAAATCCTGATCGAAGAAATCAATATCGAAGCGCCTGCGAGCATTGCGATCAAGGGAGATACCATGGAATTCAATGCCCGTAATTTTGCTACCCGGCAATATGCCGATGCGGACGAAATGGTCTCCCAGGTTCCCGGTGTGACGGTGGATGAGGACGGCAATGTTTCTGCCCATGGGGAAGAGGTCAAACGGATCTTGGTGGATGGTAAGGAGTTCTTCAGTACGGATCCAAAGATTGCACTCAAGAACCTTCCTGCCGACATTATCGACAAAATCCAGCTCATCGATGAAAAAAGCGAACAGGCAAGATTTTCCGGATTTGATGACGGTAAGCGCAATAAGGTGATCAATATCGTGACCAAACCGGATAAAAAGAAGGGTTACTTCGGTAAAGCGAATGCCGGAAAAGGCGATAGCGATAAATTCACGTTGAGCACCGCCATGAATGCTTTTAAGGGCGACCAGAAAATCGGCATCAACATCATGGCCAACAACCTGAACGAGACAGAATTCCATCAAGCTGGTGGAGGAAGCCGCAGGAGCAACAACAATGTAACAGGTGGGATTTCCGATACCTATGCCGCCGGCGCCAACTACAGCAACACCTTCCTGAACAAAAAAATGGAGGTCAATGGGAACTATCGGTTCCGCAGTGTGAACGCCTTTACGGACACGTATTCGGACATTGAATACCTCATGGGCAGTCGTGCGAATCAGTTCCAGAATCAACATGAGATCAGCGATGTGGGCAATACGGCCCACAATGTGAATGCCCGGGTACGTTGGGAAATCGACAGCCTAAACCGGCTGGACTTTACACCAAACATCAGCTACCAGAAGAATGACCGCATCGGCTCTAATATCAGCAGCATGACTAAGGGCGGCACCGAGATGTTGAACAATTCCGACCGAACGGTAAACAACAGCAACAACAACTTCAGCTATGGTGCAGGCTTCACGTACATGCGGCGCCTGAAAAACCCCGGCCAGACCATCTCCCTCAACGTCAATGCCAATAAAAGCAGCAACGAAGCGCTGGGAAAAACGCTGGCGTTCAATGAATATTACCAAGACGCCGTATTGAACAGGATAGACACCAACGACCGGGAGAGCACCACCAATGGATATGGCTCCGGCATAAACACCAAGTTGGCCTATACGCATAATATCACTAAATTATCCCGTTTCCAGGCGAATTATGGGTACCGCAACACCAATAATTATTCCGACCGAAAGACCATGGAATTCCTGGCAGAAACGGGGCAATATGAAGAGTTGAATGAGCGCCTGAGCAATGCTTTTCGGAATGATTTCAACCACCACAGCGCAGGATTGTCCTATTCCTACAACAAAAGAGATACCTTCCGCTTCCAGATTGGGCTGAATTATGAGCACGGTATCCGCATAAATGACCGGACCGTTCCCATTAACCTCAAAACAAAAGCAGACTTTGGCAGCTTCCTGCCGGAGATGACCATGGTTTATTTTTTCAATAAGCAACGAAACCTGGAGTTCAATTACAATACGGCCACCAATACACCGAGCATTAACCAATTGCAGGATTATATCGACAACTCCAATGAGCTGATGGTTCGCAACGGTAATCCCAACCTGGATCAGGAATATAACCACAACCTGCGCCTTCAGTTTCGGGACGTAAATCGGCAGAACGGCAGAAGCTTCAACAGCAACCTTAACTTTTCGTACATCAACAATAAGATCATCAACTCGACCATGACCACGGACAGTACCATTACGCTCTTTGATGACATCATTTTGGGTGCTGGTGGGCAATACATCGTCCCTGAAAATGTGGACGGTGAGATATCCCTACGTTCGACCAACAGTTATGGCCTACCGATCAAAAAATGGGGCATCAACCTGAACCTCAACAACGCGCTTTTCTACAACCGCAAGTATGCGATATTAAATAAAGTCTTGACACCCAACCATGGCTACGGATTGAATCAACGGGTCGGAATTGCCAGTAATTTCAGCAGGAAAGTGATACTAGGATTGGATTATGGCGTCAGCATGAACTTTACGAACAACCCTCAGGCCGAAATACAGCATTATAAGGTCATCAACCATTACTTCAGAAACAAGGCCACATTTGAGGCATGGAAAGACCTCACCTTTGGCTACGACCTATCCTATTACTATAATGATGGCCTGTTGAACAGTAGCGGAACATCGACGACCTTAATGAATGCCTTTGTGGGTTATAAAATCTTGAAGGCCAAGAATGCTGAAATTGCACTTCGGGGCTTCGACCTCTTCAATAATGCCACCAATATCAACCGTCGGATTACGGAGATCGCTGTTACCGATATCCAATCCAACACCCTAAACCGGTATTTTCTGTTGAGCTTAACCTATAACCTACGCAGCTTTGGATCAATGGGATCTGATAATGGGGACTCAGACAGCGACAGAAGGGGCAATAGAAGGAGAAACAGGTAA
- a CDS encoding M48 family metallopeptidase — protein sequence MKIAGKFFLLLGGIALAYILLAQVNWLSIFKVDENQHRLEEKLGEMVLENLEYSHDFIDTDSIMPTLDSLFVPLLDQNHIDAKDYRLYLMVSEEVNAFALPDDQIVLTTGLIDFLDSADYVSAILAHEIAHCEKNHVMRALVTNFGLDLLLSSSGAGEVTSFLTSQAFSRKLEKEADETAVDYLQQTKVDPNSLVKVMELFDIFFGSDDVDSWVSSHPNPSERKAYIRKKLDGQQSGTYKSPISRETYKALKRRIQDYLGAEPQ from the coding sequence ATGAAGATAGCAGGTAAATTCTTTCTTTTGCTGGGTGGGATTGCACTCGCCTATATACTTTTAGCGCAGGTCAATTGGCTCTCGATCTTTAAGGTTGATGAAAATCAACATCGGCTGGAAGAGAAGCTAGGGGAAATGGTATTGGAAAATCTGGAATATTCCCATGACTTTATCGATACCGATAGTATCATGCCAACGCTGGATTCCCTTTTTGTTCCCCTGTTGGATCAAAATCATATCGATGCCAAAGATTACAGGTTATACCTGATGGTGAGCGAAGAGGTGAATGCTTTTGCCCTTCCGGATGATCAAATCGTATTGACCACCGGATTGATTGATTTCTTGGATAGTGCGGATTATGTCTCGGCCATTCTTGCCCATGAAATCGCACACTGTGAAAAGAATCATGTGATGCGCGCCCTCGTTACCAATTTCGGGCTGGATCTCTTGCTGTCCAGTTCGGGAGCTGGAGAGGTGACCAGTTTCCTGACCTCGCAAGCCTTTTCCCGCAAATTGGAAAAAGAAGCTGATGAAACTGCAGTTGATTATCTGCAGCAGACTAAGGTGGATCCAAATAGCTTGGTCAAAGTGATGGAACTATTTGACATATTCTTTGGCTCAGATGACGTGGACAGCTGGGTTTCTTCCCATCCCAATCCTTCGGAACGGAAGGCCTATATCAGAAAGAAATTGGATGGCCAGCAAAGCGGAACGTATAAGAGCCCTATTTCCAGAGAAACATATAAAGCACTAAAGCGCCGCATACAGGATTATCTTGGAGCAGAACCCCAGTAA
- a CDS encoding DUF4870 domain-containing protein, with product MEYQERAIAFNPREITESEREYASNSYLMSLFALFVGLPLPIFNLIATVAFYLANRKAPQFVKWHCTQALISQFSIFFFNTTAFWWTLGIILQKSVVTNAYIAYMMLVVALNAIEIISTIYTSIQTRKGIHVRWFLFADLTDNMMKR from the coding sequence ATGGAATATCAAGAAAGGGCTATAGCCTTTAATCCCCGAGAGATTACAGAGTCGGAACGCGAATACGCATCCAATAGTTACTTGATGTCGTTATTTGCGCTGTTTGTCGGATTACCGCTGCCCATATTCAATCTTATTGCTACGGTTGCCTTCTATCTGGCCAACAGAAAGGCCCCACAATTCGTGAAATGGCACTGTACCCAAGCACTGATCTCTCAATTTTCTATTTTCTTTTTTAATACTACCGCATTCTGGTGGACCCTGGGAATTATTCTTCAAAAATCAGTTGTCACCAATGCCTACATCGCCTATATGATGTTGGTGGTGGCACTCAATGCCATTGAGATTATCTCGACAATCTATACCTCCATTCAAACCCGGAAGGGCATTCATGTTCGCTGGTTTCTGTTTGCGGACTTAACCGATAATATGATGAAGCGATGA
- a CDS encoding DUF2752 domain-containing protein, with translation MRQEKNKLYLTTAIVCFFGLLWLALDYYSDAHIVVCPVKAVTGYPCPSCGSTRSITALLQGDWRGAILINPLGVLSALLFIAILALMLYDGLAKKRVYEKMYRRTELFLQRHTLISSVLVVLILLNWIWNIKKGL, from the coding sequence ATGAGACAGGAAAAGAACAAGCTATACCTGACAACAGCGATAGTTTGTTTCTTTGGCCTTTTGTGGTTGGCACTGGACTATTACAGCGATGCGCATATTGTTGTGTGCCCGGTAAAAGCTGTTACTGGTTATCCATGCCCATCCTGCGGAAGTACAAGGTCCATAACCGCACTGCTGCAGGGCGATTGGAGAGGGGCGATCCTCATCAACCCATTAGGCGTGCTATCGGCCTTGCTGTTTATTGCTATTCTCGCGCTCATGCTGTATGATGGGCTAGCCAAAAAGCGGGTTTACGAAAAGATGTATCGCCGAACGGAGCTTTTCCTACAGCGGCATACCTTAATCAGTAGCGTTTTAGTCGTACTCATTTTACTGAACTGGATATGGAATATCAAGAAAGGGCTATAG
- a CDS encoding TM2 domain-containing protein gives MDSQKVDMFLMTNNKFFESYHLMEIKDLLSKADENKYTNVQIQQYKDPTTVLIVSILAGHFGIDRFMIGDTGLGIAKLLTCGGLGIWTIIDWFLIMGATKSKNFEKVVTALSY, from the coding sequence ATGGATAGTCAAAAGGTCGATATGTTCTTAATGACCAATAACAAGTTTTTTGAATCGTACCACTTGATGGAAATCAAGGACTTGTTGTCCAAAGCTGATGAGAATAAATACACGAACGTTCAGATTCAGCAATACAAGGATCCAACGACAGTTTTGATCGTTTCCATCCTGGCTGGCCACTTTGGAATAGACCGCTTTATGATCGGGGATACCGGTCTGGGCATTGCAAAGTTACTTACCTGTGGTGGTCTGGGAATCTGGACCATTATTGACTGGTTCTTGATCATGGGCGCTACGAAGTCCAAGAATTTTGAAAAAGTAGTCACTGCATTAAGCTATTAA
- a CDS encoding rhodanese-related sulfurtransferase, which translates to MAQYQTLLYYCYSPIENAEKFAEDHLEFCKSLNLVGRIIVADEGLNGTVSGTPESCKAYMEQVHSDPRFAKTEFKIDNVDEPSFIKMHCRYKSEIVHSGLRNPEEIDPNKQTGKHLEPQEFLAMKDQDDVVVLDVRSNYEHNVGRFKNAVTLDIENFREFPEKVKELEHLKGKKILTYCTGGIKCEKASALLLKEGFEEVYQLHGGIIKYGKEAGGEDFEGECYVFDNRVTVPVNSVNPSVVSTCKNCGKVTAKMINCANPVCNEHFTQCDDCGWEMDGCCSDACKTHPRKREYDGTGYYVKVPQPVNVEKISKRKHKKLVKN; encoded by the coding sequence ATGGCACAATATCAAACATTGCTGTACTACTGTTACAGCCCTATCGAAAACGCAGAGAAATTTGCGGAAGATCACTTAGAATTTTGTAAATCGCTAAACCTTGTCGGCCGTATTATCGTAGCTGATGAAGGTTTGAACGGAACGGTTTCCGGTACTCCGGAGAGCTGTAAAGCCTATATGGAACAGGTACACAGTGACCCTCGTTTCGCAAAGACCGAATTCAAGATCGACAATGTGGATGAGCCTTCGTTTATCAAGATGCATTGCCGGTATAAATCGGAGATTGTCCATTCTGGATTGCGTAATCCGGAGGAGATTGATCCCAACAAGCAGACCGGTAAGCACTTGGAACCGCAGGAATTCCTGGCGATGAAAGATCAGGACGATGTAGTCGTTTTGGACGTGCGTTCAAACTATGAACACAATGTCGGCAGATTTAAAAATGCCGTGACTTTGGATATCGAGAATTTCCGCGAGTTTCCGGAAAAAGTGAAAGAACTGGAACACTTAAAAGGAAAAAAGATCCTAACCTATTGTACAGGCGGTATCAAGTGTGAGAAGGCTTCTGCGCTGTTACTTAAGGAAGGCTTCGAAGAGGTTTATCAATTGCATGGCGGAATTATCAAATACGGTAAAGAAGCTGGCGGTGAAGATTTCGAAGGTGAATGTTATGTCTTTGACAACCGTGTTACAGTGCCTGTCAATTCGGTGAACCCTTCGGTAGTTTCAACTTGCAAGAACTGTGGTAAAGTGACTGCGAAGATGATCAACTGTGCTAATCCGGTATGTAATGAACATTTCACGCAATGTGACGACTGTGGTTGGGAAATGGATGGCTGTTGTTCGGATGCCTGTAAAACACATCCCCGCAAAAGGGAATACGATGGGACAGGGTATTACGTGAAAGTTCCTCAGCCTGTAAACGTGGAAAAAATATCCAAAAGAAAGCATAAGAAATTAGTTAAAAATTAA
- a CDS encoding DUF3820 family protein produces MAKQETSLFNPNMLVELANTRMPFGKYQGYRLCHLPEPYLAWFKQKGFPPGKMGVLLETLYEIKLNGLEYLLIPLIKK; encoded by the coding sequence ATGGCAAAACAAGAGACTAGTCTGTTCAACCCGAATATGTTGGTCGAATTGGCAAACACCCGGATGCCCTTTGGAAAATACCAGGGATATCGGCTTTGTCACCTTCCTGAACCCTATCTTGCTTGGTTCAAGCAAAAGGGATTCCCACCCGGAAAGATGGGCGTTCTACTGGAAACTCTCTATGAAATAAAACTCAATGGTCTGGAGTATCTCCTGATACCATTGATCAAAAAGTGA
- a CDS encoding glycosyltransferase family 2 protein produces MAYPKVSIITIVYNNVRDIGHTLASVDCQTYPNIEYIVIDGASTDGTMKVIEGYRDTINILMSEKDKGIYDAMNKGLALATGDYVLFLNSGDELYEPTTLEKIFSNDDHADIYYGETKLINEEREIIGDRRHKTPEQFDWTSFKYGMNVCHQAIYIKRSLTSPYDLQYKLSSDIDWVIRAAQKANKIVNVKDYVAKYLVGGMSQQRHKQSLKERYEIFKKYYGFIPNLINHGVIAMRMMLHRLKNGKTRD; encoded by the coding sequence ATGGCTTATCCTAAAGTTTCGATCATTACGATAGTTTACAACAATGTCCGCGATATTGGGCATACCCTGGCTTCGGTAGATTGCCAGACCTATCCAAATATCGAATACATCGTGATCGATGGCGCCTCCACGGATGGCACCATGAAGGTGATCGAGGGGTATCGTGATACCATCAATATCTTGATGTCAGAAAAGGATAAGGGCATATATGATGCGATGAATAAGGGTCTTGCCCTAGCTACTGGAGATTATGTGCTGTTCCTGAATTCCGGTGATGAGCTATATGAGCCGACTACCCTGGAAAAGATATTCAGCAATGATGATCATGCCGATATCTATTACGGTGAAACAAAATTGATCAATGAAGAACGGGAGATTATCGGTGACCGCCGACATAAGACTCCGGAACAATTTGATTGGACTTCCTTCAAGTATGGGATGAATGTATGCCACCAAGCCATCTATATCAAGCGGAGTCTGACCAGCCCCTATGATCTGCAATATAAATTGAGTTCTGATATTGATTGGGTCATCCGTGCGGCACAGAAAGCCAATAAAATAGTGAATGTAAAGGATTATGTGGCCAAATACCTGGTGGGAGGCATGTCGCAGCAGCGCCATAAGCAGAGCTTGAAAGAACGCTACGAAATATTCAAGAAATACTATGGGTTTATCCCTAATTTGATCAACCATGGCGTAATTGCCATGCGCATGATGTTACACCGACTGAAAAATGGCAAAACAAGAGACTAG
- a CDS encoding FkbM family methyltransferase, producing MSTLKKTILKYFPIHKFFHARSFSQEGEDMVLRGFYEGRKHYRGFYVDVGAHHPYRFSNTMYFYKKGWRGINIEPSPEALKWFKWFRSKDTNLNIGISASPQELTYYCFNEPALNGFSKEVSEKRDGLNAKYHLVKTIPVPTLPLAEVLDKHVPKGQKIDFLSVDAEGFDLIVLNSNDWKKYRPTFVLVEEELSIIELDRSEVFQLMLQKGYDLVAKTKRTLFFKNADEK from the coding sequence ATGTCAACCTTAAAAAAGACAATCCTGAAGTATTTTCCGATTCACAAATTCTTCCATGCGCGTTCGTTCTCGCAGGAAGGCGAGGATATGGTGCTGCGTGGGTTCTATGAAGGGAGGAAGCATTACCGGGGATTTTATGTTGATGTAGGCGCTCACCACCCCTACCGTTTTTCGAACACCATGTATTTTTACAAAAAGGGCTGGCGGGGCATTAATATCGAACCTTCACCTGAGGCCTTAAAATGGTTCAAGTGGTTCCGTAGCAAGGACACCAACCTGAACATCGGCATCAGTGCCAGTCCACAGGAGCTGACTTACTATTGCTTTAACGAACCGGCACTCAATGGCTTCTCCAAGGAAGTATCGGAAAAAAGAGATGGTCTGAATGCCAAGTACCATCTTGTTAAGACCATTCCTGTCCCAACGCTGCCACTTGCGGAGGTGTTGGATAAACATGTACCGAAAGGGCAGAAAATCGACTTTCTCTCTGTAGATGCGGAAGGATTTGACCTGATCGTGCTGAACTCCAACGATTGGAAAAAGTACCGACCGACCTTCGTCCTGGTAGAGGAAGAATTATCGATCATCGAATTGGATAGATCTGAGGTATTTCAGTTGATGCTGCAGAAGGGATATGACCTTGTCGCAAAAACCAAACGAACCCTCTTTTTCAAAAATGCTGACGAGAAATAA
- a CDS encoding glycosyltransferase, translated as MLAPIALFVYNRPTHTRKTLSALEANSLAEQSDIYIFSDGAKTAQDVDAVNQVRSIIREPWKFKHIYIIERSQNKGLANSIIEGVTQVVQKHGSIIVLEDDLETSPHALQYFNEALVRYQDDPRVMEISGYMYPVEQPKKLPQSFFFRVANSWGWATWARAWEHFNPDIEELTKDFKRRDHKAFSIDGTENFWKQVKQFKAGKINSWAIRWYLSVFKQNGMVLYPRYSYIQNTGTDGSGTHSDVDQVYRVELARKPVRKFPALVEEDPIAYEAIKHFYKNRKGTFFERLARFLEKKIQQRKMRRLKP; from the coding sequence ATGCTAGCACCAATCGCTTTATTTGTTTACAACAGACCGACCCATACACGTAAAACCCTGTCCGCATTGGAGGCCAATAGCTTAGCGGAGCAGTCGGATATCTATATCTTTTCGGACGGCGCAAAAACGGCACAGGACGTTGATGCCGTAAATCAGGTGCGCTCTATCATTCGTGAGCCCTGGAAATTCAAGCACATCTACATCATCGAGCGTTCGCAGAACAAGGGCTTGGCAAATAGCATCATTGAGGGAGTGACACAGGTGGTCCAGAAGCATGGCAGTATCATCGTGCTGGAGGACGATCTGGAAACTTCGCCGCATGCCCTGCAATATTTTAATGAGGCCTTGGTCCGCTATCAGGATGATCCACGGGTTATGGAAATCTCCGGATATATGTATCCGGTGGAGCAGCCCAAGAAGCTTCCGCAGTCCTTTTTCTTCCGTGTAGCTAACAGCTGGGGCTGGGCAACATGGGCCCGCGCATGGGAGCATTTCAACCCCGATATCGAGGAGTTGACCAAGGATTTTAAAAGACGCGATCACAAAGCATTTTCCATTGATGGTACAGAGAACTTCTGGAAGCAGGTGAAGCAATTTAAGGCCGGCAAAATAAATTCATGGGCAATCCGGTGGTACCTTTCTGTATTCAAACAGAACGGGATGGTGCTCTATCCGCGATATTCCTATATCCAGAATACGGGCACCGATGGATCGGGGACCCATTCAGATGTCGATCAGGTTTACCGGGTTGAACTGGCGCGGAAGCCGGTAAGGAAATTTCCTGCGTTAGTTGAAGAAGATCCAATAGCTTACGAAGCCATCAAGCACTTCTACAAGAACAGAAAAGGTACTTTCTTTGAGCGCCTTGCCCGATTCCTAGAGAAAAAAATCCAACAGCGCAAGATGCGTAGGCTAAAGCCCTGA
- a CDS encoding lipopolysaccharide biosynthesis protein: MSENTKNITIKGLYWNTLDRFGNQAVVTILGIITARLLVPEAFGIISILMIFTTIATAFVDSGLATSLVRTKNVSEADYSTMFVFNLLVSIGFYLVLFFAAPYIERFNGIDNLALYARVLFLQIIAQSLGIVQYVKILKNFQFHITAKVNLLAIFFAGLIVVALALMDMGVWALILQPVLYALFRSVLFWLWGNWKMSFNFSKASLRNHLGFSVSFMISNMMGKILSPFYYSFIGKHYSVGDAGYYFQGNKWGETPSMLISSIIQGTTLSTLTPIQDDYPRFLNACRKTMATLAFVLFPVSILAICIARPAFDFALTETWLPSVPFFQLLCFGSLFISITDMNVNFLNIKGRSKFSLSLEVIKFSLAILLLFLTYQQGFLAIIYGQISVRIVCFIIASIMSGRVYGYNTLSQLKDLFPSLLMSLLAAIVAYLPLHFNLIQHNLLLLIVQTIIFAGIYLGLNQLTGNDVWQEVLALVRKKIIKK; the protein is encoded by the coding sequence ATGAGCGAGAATACGAAGAACATTACTATCAAGGGTCTCTATTGGAACACACTGGACCGTTTTGGGAATCAGGCGGTGGTAACCATTTTAGGGATTATTACCGCACGCTTACTCGTTCCGGAAGCCTTCGGTATAATCAGTATCCTGATGATCTTTACCACCATTGCAACCGCATTTGTGGACAGTGGTCTGGCCACTTCGCTCGTCCGTACAAAAAATGTGTCCGAAGCCGATTACTCGACCATGTTCGTGTTCAATCTGTTGGTCAGTATAGGCTTCTACCTGGTCCTTTTTTTCGCAGCACCTTATATCGAACGCTTCAATGGCATTGATAACCTTGCCCTATACGCACGGGTGCTATTCCTGCAAATTATAGCACAGTCGCTAGGTATCGTCCAATACGTTAAGATTCTCAAGAATTTTCAATTTCACATCACGGCGAAGGTCAATTTATTGGCAATTTTCTTTGCTGGCCTCATCGTGGTGGCCCTTGCCTTGATGGATATGGGTGTCTGGGCACTGATCCTGCAGCCTGTTCTGTATGCGCTGTTCAGGTCGGTTCTCTTTTGGCTATGGGGAAATTGGAAAATGAGTTTCAACTTTAGTAAAGCGTCCCTGAGAAATCACCTTGGATTCTCCGTATCCTTTATGATATCCAATATGATGGGAAAAATATTGTCTCCATTCTACTATTCCTTTATCGGAAAGCATTATTCCGTTGGAGATGCGGGATATTATTTCCAAGGGAATAAATGGGGAGAAACACCCAGCATGTTGATTTCCTCAATTATTCAGGGCACGACCCTTTCAACTTTAACGCCGATACAAGACGATTATCCGCGGTTCCTGAATGCCTGTCGGAAAACCATGGCTACCTTGGCCTTTGTCCTTTTTCCGGTCAGCATATTGGCCATCTGCATCGCAAGACCTGCATTTGACTTTGCCCTCACAGAAACTTGGTTGCCTTCCGTGCCGTTCTTTCAGCTGCTCTGTTTCGGGAGTTTGTTTATTTCCATTACCGACATGAATGTCAACTTCCTCAATATCAAAGGGCGCTCTAAATTCTCCCTCTCCCTGGAAGTCATCAAATTCAGTTTAGCGATTCTCTTGCTATTCTTAACCTATCAACAGGGTTTTTTGGCCATCATATACGGGCAGATATCCGTTAGGATAGTTTGTTTTATTATTGCAAGCATCATGAGCGGAAGAGTCTACGGCTATAATACCTTATCCCAATTGAAGGATTTATTCCCATCGCTGTTGATGAGCTTATTGGCAGCTATCGTCGCCTATCTTCCCCTGCATTTCAACCTGATCCAGCATAATTTACTACTTCTCATCGTTCAAACCATTATATTCGCAGGAATATACCT